DNA from Metabacillus flavus:
ATTAGCTCCTGCGGCTTTCTGATTGCCTGGGCAACCGGCACTTCTATTACATGCTTGCCGTCAAACCGCTCCATCTCCACCTGCTTGTCAGCAGCTACGATGATCGCGGAAGCCCTTTCAATTTCATCCTGCGTTAACAGATTCTTCACTCCGCTTGAACCATTCGTTTCTACTTTGATCATAACGCCCATTTCTTTTGCTTTAGCTTTCAGAGCGTCAGCCGCCATGTACGTATGAGCAATCCCGGTTGGACAGGCTGTCACAGCGAGAACCAGCTGTTCAACTGAATCCGATACAGATTCCTCCTCCTCTTCAGACATCGCATCCTCTTTTGAATTGATGGCTTCCAGCACTTCATTTTCTGTTCTTGCTTCCTCCAATTTCTTTCTGAAATCAGGGTCCATTAGGAAGCTGGACAAAGAAGAGAGAGTTTCTAAATGTGTATTATTTGCCCCTTCTCCAGCTGCAATCATAAAGAACAAATGACTTGGCTGCCCATCTAAAGACTCGTAATCGATGCCGGTTTTCGAACGGCCGAATGCAATAGCAGGACTTTTCACAGCACTTGTTTTGGCATGAGGGATCGCAATGCCCTCTCCAATTCCTGTTGTGCTTTGTGCTTCACGGGCAAGAATCGCCTCTTTGTATAATTCACGATCATTCAGTTTTCCAGCATGATCCAGCTTATTTACAAGTTCGTCGATTGCTTCTTCTTTTGAACCCGCAGATAAATTTAGCAGGATGGTTTCTCTAGTCAGCAAATCTGTAATCCTCATCTTATAGCCTCCTCATCCAATTTTCTCTATTTTTACTTGTTCGAGCAGTTTTTCTGCTTCTTCCTTTGTACAAAGATCATGCGAAAAAGCTGTCGCACTTCCTGCAGCTGTACCAGCTCGAAATGCTTCTTCATAATCACTTTGCTTTGTATAAGACGCCAGGAAACCTGCCACAACCGAATCTCCTGCCCCTACAGAATTCTTTAAAATTCCCTTTGGAACGGAAGCCCTAAGAACCTGATCTTCATTAATAAACACCGCTCCTTCGCCCGCCATAGAAACAATGACGTTCCGGACACCTAAGCCGATGAGTTTTTTACCGAAGTAAGCGGCTTCATTTACTGTGGAAACTTTTGCACGAAACAGATCTCCCAGCTCGTGATGGTTCGGCTTGATTAACAGCGGTTCAAATTGAAACGTTTCCTCTAATGCAGGACCCGTCGTATCGATTACTGTCTCTACTCCTGCACTTTTGCAGATTTCTGTAAGATTGCGGTAAAATGTCAGCGGCAGTGAGGAAGGAATGCTTCCGGCAAGGACCAGTAAATCTCCTTTTTTAAGCTGACGTATTTTTGTAATAAGCTGTTCCTGCTGCTCAATTGTAATAGCAGGACCTGAGGCATTAATTTCTGTTTCCATTCCGGTTTTTAACTTAACGTTGATTCTTGTGTTGTCCTGAACTTCAATAAAATCAGCTGTTATCAATTCTGAATGAAGGAAATTTTGTATATAATCACCTGTGAATCCTCCCGCAAAACCCAGGGCCGTACTCTCGGTTCCCAGCCGTTTCATTACTCTTGAGACGTTAATGCCTTTTCCGCCCGGGAAAAGCTGCGTTTCCTTTGAGCGATTCAGGCTTCCTAATTGAAATTCTTCCAGCTGAATTAAGTAATCAATAGAAGGATTCAATGTACATGTATAAATCATGATGCGCCCACAACCTTTATCTCAGTTTTTTCAGCATATTCTTCAAGCAAATCCTCATCAAGTTCATTCGTAATCACGATGGCCTCGTGCAGGTCCGCAATTTTTGCAAACGCAACCTCGTCAAATTTGCTGCGGTCAGCAAGCATATAAGCCGTTTGCGAGAAGCGGATGGCGCTTGTTTTAACAGCCGCCTCCTCTGGATCAGGTGTGGTATACCCCGATTCAGCATGAATTCCGTTGACTCCCATAAAACATTTGTCAAAGCGGTATTCACTTAAGCTCGAGATAGCACGCGCACCAATCAGTGCTCTTGTTGTCTGCTTTACATAGCCGCCTATTAAATAGGTGGGAATTTGATATTGTGACAGCTCTTCTAAATGGGTAAGGCCATTTGTTACAACCATAATGTCCTTTCCTTCCAGATAGCGGATCATCTGCAGGGTAGTAGTTCCGGCGTCCAGAAAAATCCGGTCTCCGTCCTTCACAAGTCCTGCTGCAAACTTTCCTATTTTTTGCTTTTCATCAAGGTTGATATCTGCCTTTTGCGCGATGTTCGGCTCTATGCCCTTTTGATGAAGAAGTTCTGCCCCTCCATGAACCCGTTTCAGTTTTTTTTCTTTATGAAGCTGGCTTAAATCTCTTCTAATTGTAGATTCAGAAGAATGAGTAGCATCAACGAGCTCCTGGATATTAACAATTTCTTTTTCTTCAATCATGGCAAGAATCTTGCCGTGGCGCTCTGGTGTAAGCATCGGCGCACCTCCAATAAATAGTGCCTTATGACCACATTGTAACGAAAGCCCTTACATAAATCAATCAAAAACATTCAATTTCAATCAATATTAATCTAATAATATTTAAAATCAGTCATTTTCATTCATTATTGTTCAAAACATTAAAAAAAAAACCGAACCAACTTACGGGCTCGGGCTAACTCTATTATTTAATTAGTCTTCCATTGTCGACAAGTCACCTGCAGGCAAATCCAGCTCCCATGCTTTCAATACTCTGCGCATGATTTTTCCGCTTCTTGTTTTAGGAAGCTTATCTTTAAACTCAATTTCTCTTGGGGCAGCGTGAGCAGCCAGACCTTTCTTTACAAACGTCCGGATTTCCTCGCTCAATTCATCAGATGGCTCATAGCCGTCTCTTAAAGCAATGAACGCCTTAATGATTTCTCCGCGAACAGGGTCGGGCTTGCCGATTACCCCTGCTTCTGCGATTGCCGGATGTTCAACCAGCTTGCTTTCTACTTCAAACGGTCCTACCCGCTCGCCGGATGTCATGATTACATCATCAATTCTTCCCTGGAACCAGAAGTATCCGTCTTCATCCATATAAGCGGAATCCCCTGATACATACCAGTCGCCAGGCATAAAATAGGATTCATATTTTTCCTGGTTGTTCCATATCGCATGCATCATGGAAGGCCAGCCCTTTTTAATTGCCAGATTTCCCATTTGATAAGCAGGAAGTTCATTTCCCTGATCATCAACAATGGCAGCCTTGACCCCCGGAACTGGTTTTCCCATAGACCCCGGCTTAATTTCAAGACTAGGGTAGTTGCAGATGGTTTGGGCTCCTGTTTCTGTCATCCACCACGTATCATGGATTCTTTGGCTGAAAACTTTTGTTCCCCAGCGGATTACCTCAGGGTTGAGAGGCTCCCCGACGCTAAGGATGTGACGCAAGCTGCTGAGATTGAAATTTTTGATAATTTCATCCCCTGCACCCATCAGCATTCTGAATGCTGTCGGTGCACTGTACCAAACCGTAACCCCCAGATCTTCAATTGTCTGGTACCAGGCTTCCGGTTTGAATCTGCCTCCGACGATTACATTCGACGCGCCGTGCAGCCAAGGTCCGAATATCCCATAGACAGTACCCGTTACCCAACCCGGGTCAGCTGTGCACCAATATACGTCATCTTCCTTCATATCAAGAACCCATTCAGCTGTCTGAAAATGCTGGATCATGGCCCGCTGAACATGCAGGACACCTTTTGGCTTCCCTGTAGAACCGGAAGTATAATGAAGGAGCATGCCGTCCTCTGCATCCAGCCACTCTATTTCAAAATCCTTGCTTGCCTTTTCCATTTCTTTTCCGAAATGTATAAAGTCGCCTTCGACCGTCTCATCTCCCACGAGAATAATGTGCTTTAGATCGGGAAGCTCATCATGAGGAATCCGTTCGAGCAGTTCAGGCGTCGTCACAATGACCTTTGCACTGCTGTCATAAAGACGGTCCTTAACCGCGCCCTCCATGAATGCTTCAAATAGCGGTCCAACAATCGCTCCTGATTTGATGGCGCCAAGAATGATAAAGTAGAGCTCTGGCGTTCTCGGCATAAAGACGAAAACCCGGTCACCTTTTTCAACATTGGCCGCCTGGCGGAGTACATTTCCTGCCTGGTTGGATAGATCCTTCATTTCTTTAAACGTATATTTTTCGCTCCGGGAAGGGTCTCGATAATAAAGCGCAACTTTATTTTTGCGATGGGTCTCTGCATGACGATCAATTGCTTCATAGGCTGCGTTTAATTTTCCCGTTTGATGCCAGGAGAAATTCTTCTCCGCATCTTTCCAGTTAAAATTCTTATACGCTTCATCGTAGTCGTTTAGATTATAATTACCCTTCGACGCTGGCAGCGCTTCCAATTTCATCCCTGAATCCCCCTCTGTTCTTGATTCAATATTTATTATAGTATACGAGTTGATTTTTCTCAATTTTTAAACAATATGTTTGTGAAAACGCTTTATTATTTGTAGTATAATAGAAGGAAGTTTTAACGTTAGTTTGCTTTGTGTCAAAAAATCTACTAAATAAGAACAATCTATGAAATAAGAGCTTAAAATTATGCTCCGTTAAACTTGGCTTTCGTTCGATCCAATCAACAGGTGTTAAAAATCAACTTGATGCTTTAACATAGCCTATAATTAAAACAGAAGCGGCTAATTTTGCTTAACAGGGCAGCGTTCTACTTGCCGTTTTATAGAATGCGATAGAGGGACACCTTAATAAACTTATTTAGAAGAAAGAAACTTACTTTTCAATGATGCAGAAAGAGGCGGGTGACCTAATGGAACATAACAAAACCTATAATGCCATGGAATTGAAAACTCCTAACGGCTCTCTCATAATTGAAGGTCCGATTGCATCCGGTAAACTTGCAGATTATGAATTTCACCGGGATTTAGTTGCTTTCAGGCCCCCCGGACAGCAGCATAAAGCTTTAATCGAAATAGCTGATTTGCCTGAGGGAAGAATTCTCATAGCACGCCATAAGCATACAATCGTCGGATATGTGACGTACCTGTACCCGGACCCTTTGGAAAGATGGTCTGAAGGAAATATGGAAAATCTGATTGAGCTTGGCGCCATTGAAGTGATTCCCGAGTTTAGGGGATGCGCTGCTGGAAAAAACCTTTTGAGAGTATCGATGATGGATGACAAAATGGAAGATTACATCATCATCACGACAGAATATTACTGGCATTGGGATTTAAAAGGAACAAGCTTAAACGTATGGGAATATCGTAAAGTGATGGAAAAAATGATGAATGCCGGTGGACTTGAATGGTTTGCGACTGATGAACCGGAGATTAGTTCCCATCCTGCCAATTGTTTGATGGCGAGGATTGGAAAAAGAGTCGATCCGGAATCTATTCAGCAATTTGATAAACTTCGCTTTAAAAACCGTTTCATGTACTAAAATTAAGGCTATCAATTTTTCCGCGTACTGTAAGCTAAGGCTGCAAAGGGGATGGAATTGCATGATTGTCGATCAGATCATGAACAGGAAAGTAATTACGCTCAATCCAGGGGATACATTAGCAAAAGCAATTGATGTGATGAAGAAGGAAAGGATTCGGCATATCCCAATTGTTAACGGTAATGGGTCACTTGCAGGAATCGTCTCAGACCGGGATGTTAAAGACGCAGCCCCATCAGTATTTCAGCTTATCGAAAAAGTGGACGAGTTAGACCAGCCGCTTGAAAATATTATGAAAACGGATGTTGTAACAGGACATCCTCTCGATTTTGTTGAAGAAATTTCATCTATCTTTTATGAACGAAAAATTGGCTGCATGCCTATCTTAAAAGCTGGAAAACTAGCAGGGATTATTACCGAATCCGACTTGCTTCATACATTTGTTCAGCTTACGGGGGCAAATCAGCCGGGCTCTCAGATAGAAGTGAAAGTACCAAACCGTGCAGGAATGCTATCTGAAGTATCAGGAATTTTTCAGCAGCGCAATATCAATATTGCAAGTGTCCTCGTTTATCCTGACCGGGATGATCACTTCAAAATCCTGGTATTCAGGGTGCAGACAATGAACCCTACTGGCATTATTTCTGATCTGGAGGCGGCCGGTTACCCTGTTTTATGGCCAAATATGCCGGGGATGCCGTTATGAAGGACTCCCTTTTTGTATATTCTGAGGAATTCCTGAACTATCAGTTTAACCAGCATCATCCATTTAATCAGCTTCGGGTAAAACTGACTTTGGATTTGCTGAAGAAAATGGGGAAAATCGAAGATAGCATGATTATTCCCGCAAGGAGAGCTACTCCTGAGGAACTTGCTCTTATCCACGACCAGAAATACATTGAGGCTGTGCAAAAAGCAGGAAAAGGTGAATTAGGAGAAGAAGAAGCAGGAAATTACGGCATTGGCACAGAGGATACTCCCATCTTTGCAGGGATGCATGATGCGAGTGCAGCACTTGTCGGTGGTACACTTGAGGCTGTTGATGCAGTAATGACCGGAAAAGCGAAGCACGCATTAAATCTGGGGGGTGGGCTGCACCATGGGTTCCGGGGTAAGGCTTCTGGATTTTGCGTCTATAACGACAGTTCCGTAGCGATCAAGTATATGCAGGAAAAATACCAGGCAAGGGTCATGTATGTCGACACGGATGCCCATCATGGAGACGGAGTTCAATGGTCTTTTTATGACGACCCGTCTGTTTGCACCCTATCCTTGCATGAGACTGGACGCTATTTATTTCCTGGAACAGGAAACATAACGGAACGCGGTCACGGAGCCGGATATGGCTATTCCTTCAATATCCCTCTTGATGCGTTTACAGAGGATGAATCCTGGCTCGATGCCTACAGGAATTCATTCCGGGAAGTTATAAAATTCTTCAAACCCGATGTAATCTTTTCACAAAATGGTGCAGATGCTCATTATTTAGATCCTCTTACACATCTCTCGTCAACAATGGAAATTTACAAGGAAATTCCTAAGCTTGCACATGAATTAGCACATGAATATTGCAATGGCAGGTGGATTGCTGTAGGCGGCGGGGGCTATGATATATGGCGGGTCGTTCCAAGAGCATGGGCCATGATTTGGCTGCAAATGCAAAACGAAATTCCTTCAGGTCCTCTTCCGCAGGAATGGCTGGATGCCTGGCAAGACCAATCACCTGTTCCGCTCCCAGCCGGCTGGGAAGATCCAAGGCCGCTTTATAAACCAATTCCCCGCAAACCTGAAATTGAAGAAAAGAACGCGCACACGGTTGCTAAAGCGCTGCAAATCATTCGGCAAAATCAAATGACGAAGAAAAATGCCAACGGATAAAATAATCTATTAGAAAAGGGTCTGGGACAAAACTAACCAGAAATAATGAATAAAGGGTTCCGATCAGATGGTTTTTCTGATCGGAACCCTTTTTTGTGATGGAATCCACACTTCTCTGGACTTTTATGTGTTCATGGCGGTGTACTTTTTCAAGTTCACCGCCATGAAGGCAAAACCTAATTCGTTTTCTACCTTGTTTTTGCCCCTTACGGACATTCGGTTGAAACGCAAATTAGCCTTCAGATATCCAAAAACTGGTTCTACGTCAATCTTGCGTTGAGCGTAGATGGAGCCCGTTTTTTCTTCCGAAAGCTGCTGCTTGATCTGATTTTTCTGTTGCTCCCACTTCTCGTTGTAATAGACCTTGCGGTTATTCCCATCCTTCGCTTTTGTACATTGAGCGCGTAGAGGGCAATCGGAACAGTCCTCGCATTCATATACTTTGATCTCTCGCTTAAAGCCGGTGCGATCGGTGCGATGGGATAAATAGCGGAACGTCAATCGTTTCCCTTTTGGACATGTGAACGAATCGTCTTCTTCCTTGTACGCCCAATTGGCGGCGTGAAACTCGTTCTTCTTGAAACTCTTTTTGTTCTCTTTACGATAGGTATTATAGGTAATGAGCGGTGTACGTTTCCGATTCTCTAAGACATCCGCGTAGTTTTCTTCGCTTCCATACCCCGCATCCGCGACGATATACTCCGGGAGTTTGAAGAAGTACTTCTCAATATGATTCAAAAATGGAATGAATGTGCGTGTATCAGTTGGATTTGGAAATAAATCGTAAGCGAGCGTAAATTGACCTTGAGTCGCAATCTGAACATTATAACCGGGTTTGAGTTGTCCATTTTTCATGTAATCATCTTTCATTCGCATGAACGTCGCATCCGGATCCGTTTTTGAGTAACTGTTGCGTTCCTTGAAGATTTTCATATCGTTTTCATATTTTTGTTTGCGCGTCACAAAATCTGTAAACATCTTATGAAGCTTCTTTGGTTCTTTGCGCATGGAACGAAGTTCTTTCCGTGCTTTCCCATCTTCACTTGCCTCTATTTTTTGATTCAGTTCCTCCACTTTTTCTTCCAGTTGTTTCACGATTAAAGAGAGCTCTTCCGCCTTGAGTTCTTCCTCATGATCCCGTTCAATGGCCGGGATAATATCCTTTTCCAACAGTTCATCATAGATTTGGCTGGACTTCTCCACCAAGCTGTCACTATACCTCTCCACCGATTTCCGCCAGACAAATGTAAACTTATTGGCGTTGGCTTCAATTTTGGTTCCATCAATAAAAATCGCCTCGGCATCAATTAGCTTTTTTTGAACCAGCTGACATCGAAATTGGACAAATCCTTGACGAAGAAGGTGTTTCACTTCCGGATGGACCCGGAACCGGTTAATGGTTCGATAACACGGGACATACCCTTGAGAAAGCCACATCATCCGAACGCTGTCTGTAAGGAGTCCCTCAATTTTTCTGCCAGAAAAAACAGATTGGGTATAAGCGCATAAGATAATTTTCATCATCATTCTCGGGTGATAAGCTGGACACCCGGTCTCGCGTACGAAACTAGAAAAGGCTTCGTTGGGAATCTGTTCAACCATATGATGAACGGTGTGGGCAATATCTTTTTCATCGAGTTTCATTTCTAAATCCAGGGGCAAAACAACCTGGTCCATGTTATACTGTTTATACATAAGGGCACCTCCGATGGTTATTGTGTGGTAACTTTAATTTTATCAGAAGGTGTCCTTATATTCTTCATTAAAAATGAATGCAAAAAATAGAAAGAGAGGCCGTCGCAAACTTATTTGCGATGGCCTCTCTTATTTACTGGGTTTTGTCCCAGCCTCTTTTGTTTGTTTATTTAGTTGATTGGCGCACTTCGATGCGGTGCGGCAATTCAACCGCTTTTTCTTCTACGGTTTCTTTGTTCATTAGCTTCGTCAGTAAACGCATCGCAACCGCTCCAATGTCATAAGTCGGCTGGACGACTGTCGTAAGCTGCGGGCGTACCATTGTAGCTAAACGTGTATTATCAAATCCGATGATTTCCACATCAGCCGGGATGCTGCGTCCCCGGTCTTGTGCAGCATGGATAACACCTAACGCCATTTCATCCGTTCCTACAAATATAGCCGTAGGCTTGTCTGATAATTCCTCGAGCTTTTCATACGCCTCAATCCCTGAGTCGTATGTGTAATCTCCTTCAGTAACGAGATTTTCATCAAAGGAAATTCCTGCATCCTTAAGCGCACGCTTGTAGCCGTTTAGCTTCTTTTCACGATTTGTAGGCTCTTCCAATGGACCTGACACATAGCCGATCCGTTTGTGGCCTTTATCAGCAAGCATGGTTACCGCATCATAAGCACCCTGTTCATAATTAATGTTAACGGAAGGTGTTTCGTTTTCCATGTCTATTGAGGCAGCAAGTACGATAGGCACAGGAGAACGCTTGAATTCTTCGGTATGAGCGCTCGTAACGTTTCCGCTCATAAACAGAATTCCGTCCACTTGTTTTCCAAGCATCGTATTAAGCAAATGAAGCTCTTTATCCTGATTTTGGTCAGAATTGCTTAAAATAATATTGTACTTATACATCGTTGCGATATCTTCAATTCCTCTTGCCAGTTCTGCATAAAAGATACTGGAAATATCCGGGATGATTACACCTACTGTTGTTGTCTTTTTGCTCGCCAAGCCTCTTGCGACAGCGTTCGGGCGGTAGCCTAGACGCTCTATGGATTCAAGCACCTTTTTCCTTGTAGTAGGTTTTACGTTTGGATTGCCATTCACGACACGTGATACGGTTGCCATTGATACATTTGCTTCCCGCGCCACATCATATATGGTTATATTGCTCATTTTTATACACTCCTTTAACTTGCCTGCATGTCCTGTTTATATGTAGTATGAGCAACTTGACAAAATAATAGTATCATCGCTCTATTTCTACATTCATGTACCTAATCATACGATACAATGAAAGCGTAAGCAACGAATTTACACCCTTTTAACATGGATTTTGAATACTCAGTTTCGTTAAGCGCTTACTTATGATTTAGAAAAGAAAGATGCCGTCCAGAAAGTCAGTTTTCAAAGCTCCTTTCGCATTTTAAAGCTAGATTGGTTTTGACTGATTTCCGCTGCAGGCTGCTTGATTATCCTTGGGCGGGCGGTGAGCCTCCGCGGCGCAAGCGCCTGTGGGGTCTCACCTTCCCGCTGCTCCCGCAGGAGTCAAGCACCTTCCGCTCCAATCAGCCTTAACATTAATTGTTCAAAGTACCTATGTAAAACCAAAACCCCCTGAATGAACAAAGCGTTCAGGGGGTTTTAGTTTCAATTATTTTCTCTCTGCAGGACTTATTAGACAGCCCTTTTCCCATTATTATGCTTTTACTTTCACCATTGGTCTAAGTTCAGAAATCCAATTGTTGAATTCGTCGATGTTCATTTGCTGTGCTGAATCGGAAAGCGCAACGGCCGGGTCAGGATGAACCTCTGCCATTACTCCGTCTGCCCCAATTGCAAGTGCAGCTTTTGCAGTTGGAAGAAGAAGATCTTTTCTTCCTGTAGAATGCGTTACATCTACGAATACCGGTAAATGAGTTTCTTGTTTTAAAATCGGCACAGCTGAAATATCCAGCGTGTTGCGGGTTGCTTTTTCATATGTGCGAATACCGCGCTCGCAAAGAATGATTTGATCATTTCCTTGGGCAATGATGTACTCAGCAGCATTCATGAATTCCTGCAGGGTAGCAGCAAGACCTCTCTTAAGCAAAACAGGCTTGCGAACCGCACCAGCAGCTTTTAGAAGCTCAAAGTTCTGCATATTGCGTGCACCGATTTGAATGACATCAACATAATCAAGAGCGATTTCTATATCTGCAGGATTAACAATTTCACTGATTACAGCAAGATCGTATTCATCCGCTACTTTTTTAAGGATTTTCAAGCCTTCTAATCCTAAGCCCTGGAAATCATATGGGCTTGTTCTTGGCTTGAAGGCACCGCCGCGCAAAATTTTAATTCCTTGTTTTTTAGCCGCTGCTGCCACAGCTGCTACCTGCTCATAGCTTTCCACTGCGCAAGGGCCTACAATGAAGGATTGCCCTCCGTCGCCGATTGGCTCACCCTTTACCATAACCACTGTATCTTCAGCCTTTTTCTTTCTTGATACAAGCAGCGCTTTGCTGTGATCATCTTCCTGCAGCTCTAATCCCGCTTTGAAAATTTCTTTGAAAATATGCTGAAGAGTAGACTGTTCAAAAGGTCCATCATTAGACTCTAGAATTTGATTTAGCATTTTGCGCTCGCGAACCGGGTCATAACGATTAACACCCTGTGCTTCTTTTGCTTTTCCAATTTCCTGAACCAGTCTGCCCCGTTCATTAATTAGTTTAAGAATTTGAAGATTGATTTCGTCTGCTCTCTCCCGGAGTGCTTCTAATTCTGCGTGACTCATTCTACTCATCCTTTCGCTGTATCTTTATATTACGCAAGTTATGAATCGCTATGTTCACGCCCGCGTTTCTGATTAGTGTTTATTATAAACAACTTTACTCTCCATGTCACGAAAAAGTTCTTTAACATTTAAACGCTTTTAAGCGATAAAGCATTTTACGTAAATCAAAGCAAACTTGTGCTTATCTATTTTTAAGGCTCTGTTAGACTGGGCTATTGATTTCCGCTGCAGGCGTTCGCTTATCCTTGGGAGGGCGCGGGAAGCCTCCTCTGCGCTTTGCGCCTCTGGGTCTCACCTGTCCCGCTGCTCCCGCCGGAGTCTCACGCATTCGGCTCCAATCAACTTGTTAAAAAAATCAGCATACTCCCTTAACATAGCCATTTTTTAAGTAATCGGGAGTTTCCCAAGGGAGTTATATCAATCCCTAAATAAGGGAATTCAGGCTCCGTTCTTAATAAAAATTCATGTTCCATCTCATATCTCCTGCCTATTGATTTAAATAAAAAAAACAGCAGGATATCCCTGCTGCTCCTTATAACGCTGACGCTTTTCCGAGTGAATCCGCGGTAATATTCCAATGGGATGCATTCCATATCACCGATCCATTATCAATCAGCAATGCTTGGGGCGATTCATGCTTAACACCAAGCTTGTCTGCTATATAGGCAGAAAGTTCTCTGGATTCCTGTACATGGAGATAAAACGTTTTTAACTCATCCTGAGAGGAATCATATTGGGAAAATTGCCTAAAGGCTTCTTTGCTGATTGGGCATGTCAAACTATGTTTAACAAATAAAAATCGGTTATGTGTTTGAAGCAGGTTTTCAAATTCACTGATTTCCTTAATCTGTTCTTTCAATTCATAGACCTCCCTTTATATAAAAAACCGGCAGAAGTCTTCCCTGCCGATTTTTTATATTTTCCTTTTATTTATCATTGAATAGGTTCCGCTTGATTACTTTGAGGAGTCTTTTTCTGCAAATTCGCGCGCTTCCTGCAAAACGTTCTCCTGGGAGTCAAATGCCGATGGGCGGGAGGATGAGGCTGCTTCTTCAGCCAGTTCATCAATCGCTGACACTTCTGCATTCATCGGATCCTGTTCAGGCGTTTTGTCCCCGCTGCGGATATCCTTCACTTTATTCATAATGGAAGAAGACTGGCTGCTGACCGTTTGAGACAGGGAAGCCGTTTTTTCCTTTGCCTTATTCGCCCATTCAGTACTTTTGCCTAATGCATCATTCGTTATTTTATTTGTTTTCTCTGCAACCAAGTTCGCCTGGCTTCCAAGGTCATCTCTTAAATCCTTGCCAGATTTGGGAGCAAGCAATAGGGCTGCTGAAGCTCCAACGATTCCCCCAATAAGGGTGCCGATCATAAAATCTTTGCTATTGATCCCATCTTTGCTCATCCTGATTCCTCCCCATTTTCTGTTTCTGCTTAGTTCATGGTTGAAGTTTTTGATCTTTCTTTTTTCAATTTCCATTTTTGCCAAATGTCCATTGCTGCATTGCTCCATTGAACAACCTGTGAAATCTGTTCTTTGTTTTTATCCAGACCGTTGGATACGGAGGTGGATACATTGCTTACTGAACGGTTAAGCTGCTGAAGTGACTGTCCTACCCCCTGCACAGCGTTAACGACTGTGTTCAGCTTTTCAGATTTCTGCTGAATGTCATTGGCGAGCAAATTGGTTTTATGTAGGAGTTCTGTCGTTTCTGTCGTAATTCCCTGAACTTGTTTTTCCAGCCCTGACATAGTCCCTGCTACATTATCTAGTGTCGCCTGCACAGATTTCAGTGTTTTGGATACAAAAATAACAAGCACTGTAAAGGCGATTGCTATTAGTGCGATGCTTAAATACAAGATGATTTCCAAGATAGGGCACCTCCCATGAATTTAATAACCATTTACCCGTCACATGACATTATAAACATTTAATATACTTTCTATTAGCCAATTCTACATACAGGGCCTCATTTCCTTTTACGGAAAAAAAATTTTTGGAAACCTGGCGCGGATAAATGCAGAAAAATTCAGTTTTTAGGTTTTTTTCAGGTAAAATGATAAA
Protein-coding regions in this window:
- the ccpA gene encoding catabolite control protein A — translated: MSNITIYDVAREANVSMATVSRVVNGNPNVKPTTRKKVLESIERLGYRPNAVARGLASKKTTTVGVIIPDISSIFYAELARGIEDIATMYKYNIILSNSDQNQDKELHLLNTMLGKQVDGILFMSGNVTSAHTEEFKRSPVPIVLAASIDMENETPSVNINYEQGAYDAVTMLADKGHKRIGYVSGPLEEPTNREKKLNGYKRALKDAGISFDENLVTEGDYTYDSGIEAYEKLEELSDKPTAIFVGTDEMALGVIHAAQDRGRSIPADVEIIGFDNTRLATMVRPQLTTVVQPTYDIGAVAMRLLTKLMNKETVEEKAVELPHRIEVRQSTK
- a CDS encoding IS1182 family transposase; translation: MYKQYNMDQVVLPLDLEMKLDEKDIAHTVHHMVEQIPNEAFSSFVRETGCPAYHPRMMMKIILCAYTQSVFSGRKIEGLLTDSVRMMWLSQGYVPCYRTINRFRVHPEVKHLLRQGFVQFRCQLVQKKLIDAEAIFIDGTKIEANANKFTFVWRKSVERYSDSLVEKSSQIYDELLEKDIIPAIERDHEEELKAEELSLIVKQLEEKVEELNQKIEASEDGKARKELRSMRKEPKKLHKMFTDFVTRKQKYENDMKIFKERNSYSKTDPDATFMRMKDDYMKNGQLKPGYNVQIATQGQFTLAYDLFPNPTDTRTFIPFLNHIEKYFFKLPEYIVADAGYGSEENYADVLENRKRTPLITYNTYRKENKKSFKKNEFHAANWAYKEEDDSFTCPKGKRLTFRYLSHRTDRTGFKREIKVYECEDCSDCPLRAQCTKAKDGNNRKVYYNEKWEQQKNQIKQQLSEEKTGSIYAQRKIDVEPVFGYLKANLRFNRMSVRGKNKVENELGFAFMAVNLKKYTAMNT
- a CDS encoding bifunctional 3-deoxy-7-phosphoheptulonate synthase/chorismate mutase; amino-acid sequence: MSHAELEALRERADEINLQILKLINERGRLVQEIGKAKEAQGVNRYDPVRERKMLNQILESNDGPFEQSTLQHIFKEIFKAGLELQEDDHSKALLVSRKKKAEDTVVMVKGEPIGDGGQSFIVGPCAVESYEQVAAVAAAAKKQGIKILRGGAFKPRTSPYDFQGLGLEGLKILKKVADEYDLAVISEIVNPADIEIALDYVDVIQIGARNMQNFELLKAAGAVRKPVLLKRGLAATLQEFMNAAEYIIAQGNDQIILCERGIRTYEKATRNTLDISAVPILKQETHLPVFVDVTHSTGRKDLLLPTAKAALAIGADGVMAEVHPDPAVALSDSAQQMNIDEFNNWISELRPMVKVKA
- a CDS encoding YtxH domain-containing protein, translated to MSKDGINSKDFMIGTLIGGIVGASAALLLAPKSGKDLRDDLGSQANLVAEKTNKITNDALGKSTEWANKAKEKTASLSQTVSSQSSSIMNKVKDIRSGDKTPEQDPMNAEVSAIDELAEEAASSSRPSAFDSQENVLQEAREFAEKDSSK
- a CDS encoding DUF948 domain-containing protein; amino-acid sequence: MEIILYLSIALIAIAFTVLVIFVSKTLKSVQATLDNVAGTMSGLEKQVQGITTETTELLHKTNLLANDIQQKSEKLNTVVNAVQGVGQSLQQLNRSVSNVSTSVSNGLDKNKEQISQVVQWSNAAMDIWQKWKLKKERSKTSTMN
- the ytxJ gene encoding bacillithiol system redox-active protein YtxJ translates to MKEQIKEISEFENLLQTHNRFLFVKHSLTCPISKEAFRQFSQYDSSQDELKTFYLHVQESRELSAYIADKLGVKHESPQALLIDNGSVIWNASHWNITADSLGKASAL